From a single Stomoxys calcitrans chromosome 4, idStoCalc2.1, whole genome shotgun sequence genomic region:
- the LOC106089876 gene encoding protein sisterless A-like: MEIPDYINPRNINEMVSMEMKRIQMNCAQKQQQYVEQMLMENPIPFERRTTAATREINSQLSADQLQILQQRSEACRRSRYNSKIRKAKAKYRHKYMTQKLLQSSKMFNCIQDLIGQAESQLLALGLGMEKLQQLRKTYGMDMTVECTTNLEHQLKME; the protein is encoded by the coding sequence ATGGAGATTCCAGACTACATCAATCCTCGGAATATCAACGAAATGGTCAGCATGGAAATGAAACGCATTCAGATGAATTGTGCACAGAAACAGCAACAATATGTTGAACAAATGCTAATGGAAAATCCTATTCCATTTGAACGGCGAACCACGGCTGCAACAAGGGAAATTAACAGTCAATTGTCAGCAGATCAATTGCAAATCCTACAACAACGCTCGGAGGCATGTCGTCGTTCGCGTTATAACAGCAAAATTCGAAAAGCCAAAGCAAAATATCGCCACAAATACATGACTCAGAAATTATTGCAAAGTTCTAAAATGTTTAATTGCATTCAGGATTTAATTGGCCAGGCTGAAAGTCAATTATTGGCTCTGGGACTTGGCATGGAGAAACTGCAGCAGTTACGTAAAACGTATGGCATGGATATGACCGTGGAATGTACCACAAATTTGGAGCACCAGCTTAAAATGGAATAG